The window AGGATGGTCAGCGCGATCAGCGGGAACAGCGTCACGCATTCGCGGAAGGTCAGATCCTTGATCGACATCAGCGACGGCTTGACCAGCGCGCCGAACACCACCTTGCGGTAGAGCCAGAGCGCGTAGCAGGCCGACAGGATCACGCCCGTGGTGGCGAAGAACGCCGTCGGCAGCGAGATCTTGAAGGTGCCGAGCAAGGTCATGAACTCGCCGACGAATCCGCTCGTGCCCGGCAGACCGACATTGGCCATGGTGAAGACCATGAAGGTCATCGCGTAGAGCGGCATCCGGTTGACGAGGCCGCCATAGGCCGCGATCTCGCGGGTGTGCATGCGGTCGTAGACGATGCCGACGCAGAGGAACAGCGCGCCGGAGACGATGCCGTGCGAGATCATCTGGAACATGCCGCCGGCGACACCCTGCGTGGTCACCGCGAAGATACCCATGGTGACGAAGCCCATATGCGCGACCGAGGAGTACGCGATCAGCTTCTTCATGTCCTCCTGCATCATCGCCACCAGCGAGGTGTAGATGATGGCGATGACCGACAGCGTGAACACGAACGGCGCGAAGTCGTGCGAGGCCAGCGGGAACATCGGCAGCGAGAAGCGCAGGAAGCCGTAGCCGCCCATCTTCAGCAGGATCGCGGCCAGGATCACCGAGCCCGCCGTCGGCGCCTCGACGTGCGCATCAGGCAACCAGGTGTGCACCGGCCACATCGGCATCTTCACCGCGAACGAGGCGAAGAAGGCGAGCCACGCCCAGGTCTGCATCGAGCGCGGCACCGCGGTGTGCATCAGGGTCGGGATGTCGGTGGTGCCTGCGTTCCAGTACAGCGCCATGATGGCGAGCAGCATCAGCACCGAGCCGAGGAACGTATAGAGGAAGAACTTGAACGAGGCGTAGACCCGGCGCGGACCGCCCCAGACGCCGATGATCAGGAACATCGGGATCAGGCCGCCCTCGAAGAACAGATAGAACAGCACGAGGTCGAGCGCCGAGAAGGTGCCGACCATCAACGTTTCCAGGATCAGGAACGCCATCATGTATTCGCTGACGCGCTGCGTCACCGACTTCCAGCTCGCGATGATGCAGAGCGGCATGATCGCGGTGGTCAGGATGATCAGCGGCAGCGAGATGCCGTCGATGCCCATGTGATAGGTGATGCCGGTGGCGAGCCAGGACGTCTTCTCGACGAACTGGAAGTCGGTCTGCGCGGGATCGAAACGCGCCACCAGGATCAGCGACACCGCGAAGGTGATCAGCGTGGTCCACAGCGCGATCCAGCGCGCCGTGCGGCTCGCGGTCTCGTCGCCGCCCCGCGCCAAGAGGTAGACCAGGATCGCGCCGACCGCCGGCAGGAAGGTCGTGACGGAAAGGATGGGCCAGGTTGTCATTTACTGGCCTCCCAAGCCGAACATGAACCAGGTGATCAATCCGGCGGCCCCGATCAGCATCGCGAACGCGTAGTGATAGAGGTAGCCGGTCTGCAATTTCACGACGTTGCGGGTGACGTCGAGCACGCGGGCCGAGACGCCGTCCGGACCGAAGCCGTCGATGACGAAGCCATCGCCCTTTTTCCACAGCGTGTAGCCGAGCCACTTCGCCGGGCGCACGAAGATCCAGTCGTACAGCTCGTCGAAGTACCATTTGTTGAGCAGGAACTGGTACAGCATCGGTTGCTGGTTCGCGAGCTCGACCGGCAGATACGGCCTGCGGATGTAGAACAGGTACGAGATGAACAGGCCGAGCGCCATCATGACGGTGGGCAGCGGCGCGAGCCAGCTCGGCATGTGCTCCATGTCCTCGAGGATATGCGGGTTCATCTTCACGGACTCGCGGAAGAACTCCTCGACGCCGTGCGGGCTGGCGAACACTTCCTTGAACGGAAGGCCCGCGAGGATCGAGCCGGCGGCGAGCACGCCGATCGGCACCAGCATCCACACCGGGCTCTCATGCGCGGCCTCATAGTGCTTCTGGTCGTGCGGCTCGCCGAAGAACGTCTTGAAGATCAGACGCCAGGAGTAGAACGAGGTCAGGCCGGCGGCCAAAATGGTCAAGAGATAGGCGTAAGTCGCGAACGGGTTGTGCGCCGCATAGGCCGCCTCGATGATCGCGTCCTTGGAGAAGTAGCCGGCAAACAGCGGGAATCCGGTCAGCGCCAGGGTGCCGATGCACATCACCGCGAACGTGTACGGGATCTTGCGCCACAGGCCGCCCATGTTGCGGATGTCCTGCTCATGGTGCATCGCGTAGATCACCGAGCCGGAACCCAGGAACAGCAGGGCCTTGAAGAAGGCGTGCGTGAACAAATGGAACATGCCGACCGAATAGGCCCCCGCTCCCATCGCCACGAACATGTAGCCGAGTTGCGAACAGGTCGAGTACGCGACGATGCGCTTGATGTCGTTCTGCACGAGGCCGATCGTGGCGGCGAAGAACGCCGTAGTCGCGCCGAAGAACATCACCACCGCTTGCGCGGTCGGCGACAGCTCGAACAGCGGCGACAGCCGCGCCACCATGAAGACGCCGGCGGTGACCATGGTCGCGGCATGGATCAGCGCCGACACGGGGGTCGGGCCTTCCATCGCGTCCGGCAACCAGGTGTGCAGCAGGAACTGGGCCGACTTGCCCATCGCGCCCATGAACAGGAACAGACAGGTCAGCGTCAGCGCGTCAGGGTGCCAGCCGAAGAAGTCAATGGTCTTGCCGGTCAGCCCCGGCGCGGCATGGAAGATGGTCTCGAAGTCGGTCGAGCCGACCAGCGCGAAGATCGCGAAGATGCCGAGCGCGAAGCCGAAGTCGCCGACGCGGTTGACCACGAACGCCTTGATCGCCGCCGCATTGGCCGACGGCTTCTGGTACCAGAACCCGATCAAGAGGTAGCTCGCGAGACCGACGCCCTCCCAGCCGAAGAACAGCTGCACCAGGTTGTCCGACGTCACCAGCATCAGCATCGCGAAGGTGAACAGCGAGAGATAGCCGAAGAAGCGCGGCCGGTACGGATCCTCGTCCATGTAGCCGATGGAATAGAGGTGAACGAGCGCGGACACGGTGTTGACCACGACCAGCATCACGGCCGTCAGCGTGTCGACCCGCAGCGTCCAGGCCACTTGCAGGTCGCCCGAGGTGATCCAGGGCAGCAGCACGACGCGCGCGTCATGGTGCATGAAGCCGACATCGACCAGCGTGAACCAGGACAGCGCCGCCGACACGAACAGCAGGCCCGTCGTGATCAGCTCGGCCAGCCGGGAGCCCGCCGCCGCCGGCTCGGCGACATGGTGGTCGTCATGGCCATGGTCGTCGTGGCCGTGATCGTCACCACCGTGATCATTATGGGCCGCCGACGCATGGGCCTCGCCATGCGCATCGTCGTGATGGTCGACGGTGTCGCCGCTCGGGCAGCGCGCATGCGCGCCGACCAGCGAGATGATCCCCGCGAGAATGGCTCCCAGCAGAGGCAGAAATACGATTGCCTGTATCATCGCCGGATTAGCCCTTCATCAGATTGACGTCTTCAACCGCGATCGAACCGCGGTTGCGGAAATACACCACCAGCACGGCGAGACCGATCGCGGCCTCGGCCGCCGCCACCGTCAGCACCAGCAGCGCGAACACCTGGCCGACGATGTCGCCGAGGAAGGTCGAGAACGCCACCAGGTTGATGTTGACCGAGAGCAGGATCAGCTCGATCGACATCAGGATGACGATGATGTTCTTGCGGTTCAGGAAGATGCCGAGGATCCCGAGCGTGAACAGGATCGCGCCGACCGCCAGATAGTGCCCCAGCCCGATCGTCATTTCACCCACTCCGCCGCGTCCGCATCCTGCAGGCCCTGCCCCGACGCCACCTTGCGCATCGCCATCGCCATGTCGGGCCTGCGCGCGTTCTGCACGTTGATGTTCTGCCGCTTGACGTTGGCCTTGTGGCGCAGCGTCAGCACGATGGCACCGATCATCGCGACCAGGAGCACCATGCCGGCGAGCTGGAAGTAATGGATGTACTTCGTGTAGAGCACGAGGCCAAGCGCCTCGGTGTTGCTGATATTGGTCGGGATCGCCGCCGTGATCGTCTTGGTCACGGACGGGTTGATCACCCAGGCGCCGACAACCAGCAGCAGCTCGAACAGGAAGATGCCGCCGATCACGATGCCGATCGGCAGGTACTGCATGAAGCCCTCGCGCAATTCGACGAAGTCGACGTCGAGCATCATGATCACGAACAGGAACAGCACCGCGACCGCGCCGACATAGACCACGATCAGCATCATCCCGAGGAACTCGGCGCCCATCAGGATGAACAGGCCCGAGGCGTTGACGAACGCCAGGATCAGGTACAGCACGGAGTGCACGGGATTGCGCGAGACAATCACCATGACCGCCGAGGCCACGCAGGCCGCGGCAAACAGGTAGAAGAACAGCGCCGGAAGGATCATGCCCTCACCTCACCGGTACGGCGCGTCGAGCGCGATCGACTTCGCAATCTCGCGCTCCCAGCGGTCGCCATTGGCGAGCAGCTTCGCCTTGTCATAGTAGAGTTCCTCGCGGGTCTCGGTCGCGAATTCGAAATTCGGTCCCTCGACGATGGCGTCCACCGGGCATGCCTCCTGGCACAGGCCGCAATAGATGCACTTCACCATGTCGATGTCGTAGCGCACCGTGCGGCGAGTGCCGTCGTTGCGGCGTGGGCCGGCCTCGATCGTGATCGCCTGCGCCGGGCAGATCGCCTCGCACAGCTTGCAGGCGATACAGCGCTCCTCGCCGTTCGGATAACGGCGCAGCGCGTGCTCGCCGCGGAAGCGCGGCGAGATCGGCCCCTTCTCGAAGGGATAGTTCAGCGTCGGCTTCGGCTTGAAGAAATAGCGCATGGCGAGAACGAACGCCGAGACGAATTCAGAGAGCAGAAGCGAGCGGGCTGTTGCGTTGACGTTGACACTCATGACGACCTCACTTCGGCGCGATGCCGGCGAACTGCAGCACACCGGCCACGATCACCACCATCGCCAGCGACAGCGGCAGGAACACCTTCCAGCCGAGCCGCATCAGTTGATCGTAGCGGTAGCGCGGCACGATCGCCTTCGCCATCGCGAACATGAAGAACATGAAGAACACCTTGAGGGCGAACCAGACGATGCCCGGAACCCAGGTGAACGGCGGCAGGTTGACCGGCGGCAGCCAGCCGCCCAGGAACAGGATCGACGCCAGCGCGCACATCGTGGTGATCGCGACATACTCGCCGAGCATGAACAGGAGATACGGGGTCGAGCCGTATTCGGTCATGAAGCCCGCGACCAGTTCGGATTCAGCTTCGACGAGGTCGAACGGCGGACGGTTGGTTTCCGCCAGCGCCGAAACGTAGAACACCACGAACATCGGGAACAGCGGCCACACATACCAATTCAGGATGGTGAGCTGCGGCAGGCCGATCAGATGCGCGAGCCCACGGGTATTCTGCGCCTCCACCACGGCCGACAGGTTCAGCGAGCCGACGCAGAGCAACACGGTGATGATGACGAAGCCGATCGAGACTTCATAGGACACCATCTGCGCCGCCGAGCGCAGCGCGGCCAGGAACGGGTACTTCGAGTTCGACGACCAGCCGGCCATGATGATGCCGTAGATTGACAAGGACGAGATCGCGAAGATGTAGAGAATGCCGACATTGATGTCGGAGATCACCCAGCCGAGGTTGAACGGGATCACGGCCCAGGCGGCCAGCGCCAGGATGCACGAAACCAGCGGCGCCAGCAGGAACACGCCCTTGTTGGAGCCGGACGGAATCACCGGCTCCTTCAGCACGAACTTCAAGAGGTCGGCGAAGGATTGCAGCAATCCGAACGGGCCGACCACGTTGGGGCCGCGGCGGATCTGCACCGCCGCCCAGATCTTGCGGTCGGCGAGCAGGATGTAGGCGATCGCGATCAGCAGCACGACGAGCAGCAACAGGCTCTCCGCGACCATGATGATCAGCGGCCAGAGGAAGCCGGTCCAGAACGCGCTTGCGAAGAATTCAGCCATCAGGTCACGCTCACTCCGCTGCCGTCAGCATTCGGCCCGACGCCAGCCGCGAGCATTCCGCCATCACGGCAGAGGCCCGCGCGATCGGGTTGGTCAGATAGAAATCCTCGACGGTCGGCTTGAATGCCGCCTTGTCGACGCTGCCGCCCTTGCCGGCCAGCGCCTTGACGTCGTCGGCCTTGCCGGCCTCGATCTGGTCGAGCCGCATCAGATGCGGATAGGTCTTGAACATCGCCTGGCGCAGCGCCTGCAGCGAGTCGAACGGCAGCTTCTTGCCGAGCACGTCGGACAGCGCGCGGATGATCGCCCAGTCCTCGCGGGCTTCTCCCGGCGGGAACGCGGCGCGGTTGGCGATCTGCGCCCGGCCCTCGGTGTTGACGTAGATGCCGGACTTCTCGGTATAGGCGGCGCCCGGCAGGATCACGTCGGCGCGGTGCGCGCCCTGGTCGCCATGGGTGCCGATATAGACGACGAAGGTGCCATCCGGGACCTTGATCTCGTCGGCGCCGAGCAGGAACAGCACGTCGAGGGTCCCGAAGGTCGTCATCTGCGCCGTGGTCAGGCCACCGGCCGAAGGCGAGAAGCCGATATCGAGCGCCCCGGCGCGCGAAGCGGTGTCCTGCAGCACGGCAAAGCCGTTCCAGCCGTCCTTCAGCGCACCGACATCGACGGCGAGCTTGGCCGCCTGCGCCAGCACCGCCGCGCCGTCATGCCTGGCGTAGGCGCCGGCGCCGACCAGGATGATCGGGTTCTTGGCGTTCTTCAGCACGTCGGCAAAGGAATGCTTGCCCCCCACGAGATCAGCGAGCGTGTCAGTGCCCGCACCGAGATAGTCGTGGTCATAGGTGAAATCGGCCTTCGAGCCGATCATGCCGACCTTGAGCCCGCCGGTGCGCCAGCGCTTGCGGATCCGCGCGTTCAGCACCGCGGCTTCCTTGCGCGGATGCGACCCGATGATCAGGATCGCGTCGGCCTGGTCGATCCCGGCAATGGTCGGGTTGAAGATATAAGAGCCGCGGCCGGCCTTGGAGGCAAACGCGTCACCGCCCTGCACTGCCAGATTGACCGAGCCGAACTTCGCGAGCAGCTCCTTCAGTGCATACATTTCTTCGACCGCGGCGAGATCGCCCGCGATCGCACCGATCCGCTTGCCGTCGGTCCGGCCGGCCTTGGCGGCGATCGCGGCAAAGGCTTCCTGCCAGGTCGCCGGCTTGAGCTGGCCGTTCTCGCGCACATACGGACGGTCGAGGCGCTGCGTGCGCAGGCCGTCGACGACGTGGCGGGTCTTGTCGGAGATCCACTCCTCGTTCACCGCCTCGTTGATGCGCGGCAGGATGCGCATCACCTCGCGGCCGCGGGTGTCGACGCGGATCGCCGATCCGACGCCGTCCATGACGTCGACCGACTGCGTCTTGCCGAGCTCCCAAGGGCGCGCCGCGAAGGCATAGGGCTTCGATGTGAGCGCACCGACCGGGCAGATATCGACGAGATTGCCCTGCAGCTCCGAGCTCAGCGCCTGCTCGAGATAGGTGGTGATCTCCATGTCCTCGCCGCGCCCGGTCGCGCCCATTTCCGGCGCGCCGCAGACTTCGGCGGAGAAGCGGACGCAGCGCGTGCACTGGATGCAGCGATTCATCGAGGTCTTGACCAGCGCGCCGAGATACTTGTCCTCGACCGCGCGCTTGTTCTCGGCGAAACGGCTGGTGTCGACGCCGTAGCCCATCGCCTGATCCTGAAGATCGCACTCGCCGCCCTGGTCGCAGATCGGGCAGTCCAACGGATGGTTGATCAGCAGGAATTCCATCACGCCTTCGCGCGCCTTCTTGACCATCGGCGAACGGGTCGAAATCTCCGGCGGCTCACCCTTCGGTCCCGGACGGCAGTCGCGCACGGCCCAGGCGCAGCTCGCGACCGGCTTCGGGCCGCCCTTCACCTCGACCAGGCACATCCGGCAATTGCCGGCGATCGACAACCGCTCGTGATAGCAGAAGCGCGGAATCTCGGCGCCCGCCGCCTCGCACGCCTGCAACAGCGTGTACTCCGGCGGCACATCGATCTCTTTGCCATCGACGATGATCTTGCTCATGTCTCTTCTCTACTCCGCCGCGACCATATGGACGGGATCACGAACGCCCTGATCGTCGAGATCGGCCTTGTGCGAATATTGATCGATGCGCTCTTCGATCTCGTGACGGAAATGCGCAATCAAACCCTGGATCGGCCACGCCGCGGCGTCGCCGAGCGCGCAGATGGTGTGGCCCTCGACCTGCTTGGTGACCTCGAGCAGCATGTCGATCTCGCGCTTGTGGGCGCGGC of the Bradyrhizobium quebecense genome contains:
- a CDS encoding NADH-quinone oxidoreductase subunit J, which codes for MILPALFFYLFAAACVASAVMVIVSRNPVHSVLYLILAFVNASGLFILMGAEFLGMMLIVVYVGAVAVLFLFVIMMLDVDFVELREGFMQYLPIGIVIGGIFLFELLLVVGAWVINPSVTKTITAAIPTNISNTEALGLVLYTKYIHYFQLAGMVLLVAMIGAIVLTLRHKANVKRQNINVQNARRPDMAMAMRKVASGQGLQDADAAEWVK
- the nuoI gene encoding NADH-quinone oxidoreductase subunit NuoI, yielding MSVNVNATARSLLLSEFVSAFVLAMRYFFKPKPTLNYPFEKGPISPRFRGEHALRRYPNGEERCIACKLCEAICPAQAITIEAGPRRNDGTRRTVRYDIDMVKCIYCGLCQEACPVDAIVEGPNFEFATETREELYYDKAKLLANGDRWEREIAKSIALDAPYR
- the nuoH gene encoding NADH-quinone oxidoreductase subunit NuoH: MAEFFASAFWTGFLWPLIIMVAESLLLLVVLLIAIAYILLADRKIWAAVQIRRGPNVVGPFGLLQSFADLLKFVLKEPVIPSGSNKGVFLLAPLVSCILALAAWAVIPFNLGWVISDINVGILYIFAISSLSIYGIIMAGWSSNSKYPFLAALRSAAQMVSYEVSIGFVIITVLLCVGSLNLSAVVEAQNTRGLAHLIGLPQLTILNWYVWPLFPMFVVFYVSALAETNRPPFDLVEAESELVAGFMTEYGSTPYLLFMLGEYVAITTMCALASILFLGGWLPPVNLPPFTWVPGIVWFALKVFFMFFMFAMAKAIVPRYRYDQLMRLGWKVFLPLSLAMVVIVAGVLQFAGIAPK
- the nuoG gene encoding NADH-quinone oxidoreductase subunit NuoG, with translation MSKIIVDGKEIDVPPEYTLLQACEAAGAEIPRFCYHERLSIAGNCRMCLVEVKGGPKPVASCAWAVRDCRPGPKGEPPEISTRSPMVKKAREGVMEFLLINHPLDCPICDQGGECDLQDQAMGYGVDTSRFAENKRAVEDKYLGALVKTSMNRCIQCTRCVRFSAEVCGAPEMGATGRGEDMEITTYLEQALSSELQGNLVDICPVGALTSKPYAFAARPWELGKTQSVDVMDGVGSAIRVDTRGREVMRILPRINEAVNEEWISDKTRHVVDGLRTQRLDRPYVRENGQLKPATWQEAFAAIAAKAGRTDGKRIGAIAGDLAAVEEMYALKELLAKFGSVNLAVQGGDAFASKAGRGSYIFNPTIAGIDQADAILIIGSHPRKEAAVLNARIRKRWRTGGLKVGMIGSKADFTYDHDYLGAGTDTLADLVGGKHSFADVLKNAKNPIILVGAGAYARHDGAAVLAQAAKLAVDVGALKDGWNGFAVLQDTASRAGALDIGFSPSAGGLTTAQMTTFGTLDVLFLLGADEIKVPDGTFVVYIGTHGDQGAHRADVILPGAAYTEKSGIYVNTEGRAQIANRAAFPPGEAREDWAIIRALSDVLGKKLPFDSLQALRQAMFKTYPHLMRLDQIEAGKADDVKALAGKGGSVDKAAFKPTVEDFYLTNPIARASAVMAECSRLASGRMLTAAE
- a CDS encoding NADH-quinone oxidoreductase subunit M codes for the protein MTTWPILSVTTFLPAVGAILVYLLARGGDETASRTARWIALWTTLITFAVSLILVARFDPAQTDFQFVEKTSWLATGITYHMGIDGISLPLIILTTAIMPLCIIASWKSVTQRVSEYMMAFLILETLMVGTFSALDLVLFYLFFEGGLIPMFLIIGVWGGPRRVYASFKFFLYTFLGSVLMLLAIMALYWNAGTTDIPTLMHTAVPRSMQTWAWLAFFASFAVKMPMWPVHTWLPDAHVEAPTAGSVILAAILLKMGGYGFLRFSLPMFPLASHDFAPFVFTLSVIAIIYTSLVAMMQEDMKKLIAYSSVAHMGFVTMGIFAVTTQGVAGGMFQMISHGIVSGALFLCVGIVYDRMHTREIAAYGGLVNRMPLYAMTFMVFTMANVGLPGTSGFVGEFMTLLGTFKISLPTAFFATTGVILSACYALWLYRKVVFGALVKPSLMSIKDLTFRECVTLFPLIALTILFGVYPKPVLDMSAASVQQLVNNYNTAVTAVKAAALVTQ
- the nuoL gene encoding NADH-quinone oxidoreductase subunit L encodes the protein MIQAIVFLPLLGAILAGIISLVGAHARCPSGDTVDHHDDAHGEAHASAAHNDHGGDDHGHDDHGHDDHHVAEPAAAGSRLAELITTGLLFVSAALSWFTLVDVGFMHHDARVVLLPWITSGDLQVAWTLRVDTLTAVMLVVVNTVSALVHLYSIGYMDEDPYRPRFFGYLSLFTFAMLMLVTSDNLVQLFFGWEGVGLASYLLIGFWYQKPSANAAAIKAFVVNRVGDFGFALGIFAIFALVGSTDFETIFHAAPGLTGKTIDFFGWHPDALTLTCLFLFMGAMGKSAQFLLHTWLPDAMEGPTPVSALIHAATMVTAGVFMVARLSPLFELSPTAQAVVMFFGATTAFFAATIGLVQNDIKRIVAYSTCSQLGYMFVAMGAGAYSVGMFHLFTHAFFKALLFLGSGSVIYAMHHEQDIRNMGGLWRKIPYTFAVMCIGTLALTGFPLFAGYFSKDAIIEAAYAAHNPFATYAYLLTILAAGLTSFYSWRLIFKTFFGEPHDQKHYEAAHESPVWMLVPIGVLAAGSILAGLPFKEVFASPHGVEEFFRESVKMNPHILEDMEHMPSWLAPLPTVMMALGLFISYLFYIRRPYLPVELANQQPMLYQFLLNKWYFDELYDWIFVRPAKWLGYTLWKKGDGFVIDGFGPDGVSARVLDVTRNVVKLQTGYLYHYAFAMLIGAAGLITWFMFGLGGQ
- the nuoK gene encoding NADH-quinone oxidoreductase subunit NuoK; protein product: MTIGLGHYLAVGAILFTLGILGIFLNRKNIIVILMSIELILLSVNINLVAFSTFLGDIVGQVFALLVLTVAAAEAAIGLAVLVVYFRNRGSIAVEDVNLMKG